In bacterium, the genomic window CCTCGGTCGGTAGCGTATTTTACCGCTTCGATCCAGGAACAGGTTTGCTTGCCTTCTGCATCTTCCCAGGGTTGGTCCGAAAGCTGACCGGCACCCTTACATTGGATGATAATCCCTTTGTATTCGCCAGAGTCGACGATGATCCTCAGCCCAATTGGGTTGGTGTCCCGCCGCGCTTCGGAAAGCGACCAGACTCGTCGCTCGTAGATCGTGTCAAGACGTAGTCCTTGAATGGCCAAAGCAGCGTCACGATGCTTCAGACCATCAAGGTGCATGATTCTTGGCCAGACATGGGCAACCGGTGGTCTACCCGGACTGTCAACGTAGTTTGGGTCGCTCTCCCTTTGTTTCTTGAGACGGCTGCCGTCGAAGACGTCGCCAACACACACCGTGTAGACACCGACGACCCCCTTGCGAACGAAGGAAGCAGCTAGGCGCAACGAATTCTCCAGTTGCATGACGGCATCAGTACCAGGCTCTTCTCGCGACATTTGAGAGCCGATCACCAAGACGGGCTTTTGCAAGGTCTGTTTGAAAACCATGCAGAAGACGGCAGTCGTTTCCGCCAGTGAGTCAGTGCCGTGGAGTACGACGAAGGCGTCGTAGTCCTGATAGACGGAGGCGATTTCCTGACACATCTGGATTCGATCCGAGTGTGGAATGTTGGTGCTATCCTGGAGTCTGTAGAACTCCTTCAGTTCGAGTTGGGTATCTCCAGGGACCTTCAAACCCTTGTACAGCTCAGCCGCAGTCAGGGCGGGTCGCAGAGGGTGGCCAACCATTCCGATGGTGCCACCAGTGTTCAGAACGAAAACCTTCATGACCATCTCTCCAGTTTGTTTTGAGCAGTGGGAGTGTGGGGATGTTTTCCCTAGAAAACTTTAGGGTCAAAGCTTACTAGGAGAAAAATCCTAAATAGGTTGCCATTTTAACCGAAAGACATCTTGTAGTCAAAAAGGATTGGGTGTGTAAGAAATTTATTGGCAGGGGCGGTCGGAGGTGCAACCTTCGGTTGCTGCTTTTGCTAACGCAAAAGTCGAACTACTTTTGGCAGGCCCGGAGGGAATCGAACCCCCAATAGTGGTTTTGGAGACCGCTGTTATACCATTTAACTACGGGCCTAAGCCTAACTAGGTAAGGCGGATTTTAACTTATTTTCAGTTTAAATTCAATGAAAATTTACTTTTTAACTTCGTTGTGAGGGGTGACTTTTCGACAATGCTGACAAAATTTGTTAAAGGCCACTCTTTCAGGGTCGTTGATTTTGTTCTTTTCAGTTGTGTAGTTTTGATTCTTGCACTCGGAGCAGGCAAGATTGATCAAAATTCTTTTACCTTTTTTTGCCATTTTTAAAAAACCTCGTTTCTATAGTTTACCTTGCTCAGTCAAATTTTCTGGAGCCGAGAGAGGAATGTTCAAGCTACGCTTGCTGATTTCGCTCTCGCGAAATACGCACCCACTTTCAGCTGTTTTAGTTTTGGAGCCGTCCGTCGGACTCGAACCGACAACCTGCTGTTTACAAAACAGCTGCTCTACCATTGAGCTAGGACGGCACATGTGCCGGGAACTATTTACAAATTGGTGCCGAGGGAAGGATTCGAACCTCCGTAGCCGTAAAGGCGCCTGATTTACAGTCAGGTACAATTGACCGCTCTGTCACCTCGGCACAAAACTTGAGTTTATTATAACTGGAGCCTGGAGTGGGGATAGACCGCTGCGCGTTCTGCGCTGGCTTCGCCATCTTTGACCCCCACTTTTCTGGAGCCGACACTGGGACTCGAACCCAGGACCTCGTTCTTACCAAGAACGCGCTCTTCCTCTGAGCCATGTCGGCAAACATTGAAAATTGTTAAGTGCTCTAAGCCCCGACTAAGTCGGGGCACAGGATGCTTTAGCATCCTACCACTGAGCCATCCAGGCCAAAAGCGCTCTAAGTCCAATGGACGCAGAATGCTCTAGCATTCTACCACTGAGCCATGTCGGCGTAAGACTGGCGAGGCGGCAAGCTTTGCTTACCACTGAGCCAGCCAGGTGAATCGAGGATGAATTATAGCAAAGAGTTTTGTTTGCGGCAATTGACTAAGAAGTAAAAGCAAAAGAGCCAACAAAACTCCACGATCGTACAATTTGTTCTACTTAAAAAAACCTTTTAATTTTTCAAAAAGGGCTGAGAAATGAGAAAGGGCCCCCGCGAAAATGTCTGTGCGGGGGCCCTTTGCTCTTTCCATGTGTTCTCGGCCGTCGTTCAGCAGGTCTTGCTTCGCAAGTTGCCGGTGGCGACGATCTGTCTGTCCGCGTTCTCGATGACGGCGGAGCAGGGGCCGGCGAGAGAGTTGTCCCAGGTACCACTGCCGTACTTGCTCTGAACCACCTTGTGGTGGGAGAGCGTGAAGTGAGTGGATCCGAAACTGGCGCAGGGACACTCACCGTTCTTGCCGGAGGCGAGACCGACGTAGCCTTCCGTGAGGCCGCTGACGACCAAGACACGGAATTCGTAGCTCACGGTGGTCCCGGTCGAGAGAGCGGTCACCACCCCAGAGGGCACTTCGCGGCTGGTCACCCGGACCAGAGCGAAGACGTCGTCGTCGCCCCTGACCTGGACGATCTGCGTCGAGGTGCGCTGGGACGGCGGGCCGCCGGCCGCCGAGGTGGTCCCGGTCGAGACGAAGGTCGCGAAGATGCCGAGAAAGACCAAAACACCGAGAATGGAAAAGAGCTTCAAGTGTGCACCTCCTAAGTGCTGCATGAATCCCTCTACGGGAGCTTGATTGATACTAAAAATTATAGCATAAATAAGACCTAAAGTCAATTACTATAAGACACTAGTAGCTGATGTTTCCTACCGGAAACCAGCTACTGCGTGTCTTGAGCTCAAGCATAGTCTGACGACTAAGTTTTTCTGAAACGCAGAGCGCTTTAGCGATCTATTGGCTTGATCTTGGTATCTTTGGAATGATTAAATAGGCTTGCTGCGAATAAAGAGTTGGGAGAAAACAAAAAAGGCCAAGCCAAACGCTTAGTCCTTTTTGTAGCCCTCGAAACCAAATGATTTCTGCCCTAGCAAGTTAGATTACTGAGTCAATCCTCCGCATCTTTAGGTGGGAACTCTGGCTCCTAGCCCAAGGGATAGGCGCACTCCGAGTCTGCCCGAATGTGGAAATTTAACAAAGAAGAATTGCTTACAGCCACTCTCCTTGTAGGGCAACTTTTTTATAGCACAATTTGTGAAAAATTCAAAGAGACAAGCTAGCCCCCGGCAATGATGTTGAGGAAGAGACGAACCAAAAAGCCGAGAATCGGAGTGATGAAGTAGCCACCAAAGAAAAAAAGTCCGAGCAAAAGGATCGGACCGTACTGTTCCATAGCTGCCCATTGCGCAGCTATGGATTTCGGTAAAACTCCTGTTACGACTTTGAAACCATCTAGTGGAGGGATAGGAATGAGGTTAAAGAAGGCCAGAGTCAAATTTAAAATAATTAAAAGAAGGAAAATCGACTCGGTATAAAGATTAAAACTGAAGAAACGATAGCCTAGACCCGCAAGAGCCGCCAGAAGAAAGTTGGAGGCTGGTCCGGCGAGGGAAATGAGGGCTGCATCGCGGCGCGGATTCTTCAAATTCCAGGGGTTAAATGGAGTTGGCTTGGCCCAACCAAAGAGGAAACCGGTTTGTAGCAAAATTAAAATCAAAGGCAAAATGATGGTTCCGAAAAGGTCAATGTGGTTAATAGGGTTCAGACTGACCCGTCCTTGAGCTCGCGCCGTTGGATCACCGAGTTTATCAGCCACCCAGGCGTGAGCCGCCTCATGGAGGCTGATTGAGAGAGCCAAAGCACCAATAGCAAGGCTCAAATTTAAAAATATTTCCGAGAGATTACCACTAGCTAAACCGTTGAGCATACAAGCTTAAGTATACATTTCTTGGCAAGCTATGTTACAATCTCACGCGAACTGGTCATCCTGAATGAAATGAAGGATCTGAGATTCTTCGCTCCCGCTCAGAATGACATTTTTAGTTTTCTAAATTTTATGTATATTTGTGAACGTTGTGGAAAAGGTCTGCAGGTGGGGATGAATGTTTCCCACTCTCACCGCCGAACCAAAAAACGCAGTTTGCCGAATCTTCACTTGACTAGCCTTTACATTGGAGGCAAGAGAGTGACCGCTCGCTACTGCACCAAATGTGTCCGCATCATGCGGGCTGCTTATCCATACACCCAGCCAACGGCTGATATGGTAGTTGTTAAAGATGTGAAGGAAAGTCCCAAAGCGAAAGTTCACGAACCCAAAAAAGAAGTAAAAGAAACCAAAAAGGGGGGCGAGCTGAAAGCCGAAGATATTGAAGATATTGTTGAAACTACCTCTGAGCCAGAAGCAGTCCCCGCGAGCTAATTTGCAATTTCCCCAAACAAAAGTATAGAATCCCTCCAACTACAGCATAGAAGGAGAGTGTGTTATGGATCAACAAGAGCTACAGGTAATGACCGTGGCCGTGGCCGTCAATGGGGAAAAGATGCGCAATCTTCTCCTGCGGCAGAACGACCCACGCAATCCCAACTGGTTCTGGGGGTTGGGAAAGATCGGCAAGAACGAGGTCTGCGTCGTTGTTGGTGGGAGACCTGACGGCAAGAAGACAGCTGTCTCGTTCAGCTTTACTCAAGAGCGTGGCCATCGGATTGAGGGCCGCGACCTACCTGTCAGAGGGATCGGCGACTGGCATGTGGCCAGTTGGAATGTTCGTACTCCGTCTCGAACCAGCTTTCCGGGAGAACCGTCACTGCTACGTCACAGCCTACGAGTGAGCCTGATCCGAGTCTCCAAGCCACACCTGCCCCGCGAGCGCAATGCTGAGAAGAGGGTGTCGAAGAAGAGGTAGAGAAGAAACTCCAAACCACACAACCGAGGGTCGCGTCCCCCGACCGACCCTCTCCCTAACCCAAGATCAAGCAAATAGATCGCTAAAGCGCTCTGCGTTTCCAAAAACTAAGTGTCAGACTATGCTTGAGCGCAGGATTCGCAGTAGCTAATCTTCTCTAGAAGATATTAGCTACGAGGATCCTATAGTGTTTGACTTTTAGCCTCCGGTATGCTATATTACGCCAGTTCTTTAAATACAATATCCTTACTGGATTACCTGATTTGGTGGTTATAAATTTTTTGACTTTCAAGTTGGGTAATTCAGTTGAAATCCGTATGAAGCGGAGGAAGGAACAGCTCATGAGAGGTCGAGTTATCTTCATCGGACTGGCCATGGTGGCCATCAGCGTTTTCGCCTTCGCCTGCGACGTCTACGGTGGATACGATGACGAGCAGACTCCGACTCAGCAGGCAGCGATCGGCACGCTGGTTGCTCAGCAGACAGTGGCGCCGCTACCGACTCCGCGCCCGGTTGGCTACTGTGTGAAGGAGATCGCCAGTGGAGAGGTGGAACTTGGGGATCGGATGCGGATCACACCGGTCAAGGATTCGGATGGCAAGGATCAGGGTCTCAACCTGATCGCGAACTTTACGGTTCTGGGCACCGACACGTTTCTCATCGCCAATGCCGCTCGGGGACCGCACTACCGGTTCCTGGTGAATCCGGCGTCAGTTGTGCCGGGGGATCAGTTGGTCAGCCCGATAATCTTCGGTCCAGCCGTCGGTATGGTCGGACGTCTCATCGACGTTACCTGTGGGGAGGTCCCGATCTTGTACTTGGAGGTCTCGTTCTGGGATCTCTGTCACCAGGTTCCCGATGCGATTGTGGTCGAGGGTAAACCGCTCCTTGATGTGATCAAGACGGACTATCGTGTCGATCCCTGCAACATCGGCGGACCTGAGTAGGGAGGGATATACATGGAATTCGGTACGAGAGTGGGAATCCTTTTCGTAGGGCTGCTGACCTTTGCCTTCCCTGGAGCGTTCGGGGTTTGGGGATTGGTGAGCTTTTACAGTGAAGGCTCAGAGCTCTTTTGGCCTCTCCTGGTGAGTTTCAGCCTCGGTGTGCCCGTTGCTGTTGTTCTCTTGGCTAGCGAGGCGCTGTTCTCGGAGAGCTAGGACGAAGAAGAGAGAGTTTTTGTAGGAGAAAGCGCTTGCGCTTTGCTTTAATGCCAGATTCCGAAACTCGGAACTGCTCCTTTCCTTCAGAAAATCTTGCGTAAGGTTTGTTGAAGAGGAGAAACGACTTGGAAACGGGTCGTTTTTCTTTGGCATTTAGCTAGGACAAATTGTACGATCGTGGAGTTTTGTTGGGTTTTAGTTTGAATTGGTGTTTATTATTACTCAAGTTTAACTCAACAAAACTACCAAGTCAGAGTGAAATCGGGGTGTCCGGACTTGAACTCTTTGAGAGCAATGGGTTTTTTCCCTTCAACTTGAACCGTCTGTTTTGGCAAGAGCTTAACCCTTAATTCTTCATTCTTAATTCTGTAAATTGTCCAGACCCCAGGCCAAGGGTGGTAGGCACGAATCAAATTACTTAAATTCTTCGGGGGATTGCCGAAATCGACATAACCGTCTTCTTTTTTCAGTATTTTTGTGTAAGTTGCCTGTTCATGTTTCTGCGCCTTAGCTTTTATTTTCTTATTGACCCAAAGATGAATGACGTGATTAATTAAATTTGAACCAGTTACAGCCAGCTTTGCGCTCAGAGTTTCAAAAGTATCGTCTTTGTTGATCCGTTGCTTGGCCGAGATGATGACTGGGCCTTCGTCCATTTTCTCATTCATTTTCATGATCGAGACACCAGTGTAAAGATCTCCGGCGGCAATGGCAGCTTGAATTGGGCTAGCACCTCGATATTTGGGCAAAACCGAGCCGTGGACGTTTAGAGAGCCACTGACAGGGATATCCAGGATCTCTTTAGGAAGAATCTTACCGTAAGAAGCAACAACAATTACCTGGGGCTTGGCGGCTTTGATTTTAGCAACAATTTCCTCGTTAACTATTCGTTTACCCGAGCTGTCTTTTTTCACGAGCCAACTTGGTTTCTCGAGAGCGATATTAAACTGTTTAGCCAGTTCTTCCACCGGAGTGACTCTTTCTTCTTGCTTACGCCCGGCGAGCTTCGGTGGTGCGGTTACTACCAAGGGAATTTCGTACTCACCGACAGTTGATTGACCGATCAAAGATCTCAAAATTGTGGCTGCAAACTCTGGCGTGCCAAAGAAAACAAGCCGAACCGGCTCAAAGGCCAAGAGATTCTCTTTTTTATCGGCAATGTGATCAACGTAGAAGGTCGAGGAGAGGTGATCGTATTCGTGCTGAACTATTCTAGCGTAAAAACCACTTAAAGTAGCCAGCTTGGTTTTGCCACGAATGTCGGTGTATTCCAGTACAATCTCGGTTGCTCGATCGAGAATACCGCGGTAGCCGGGGATGGAAAGACAGCCCTCCTCACCCTCGTCAGTCTCTTTAACCCTTTTTATCATTTTTGGATTGATGAAGGTCTCTTTCAGGGCACCGTAATCCACGATAAAGAGCCTGAGTTTTTCACCAATTTGAGGTGCAGCCAGCCCAACTCCGCCGGTGAAGGTCAGAGTTTCCTGCATATCAGCAACCATTTTTTTTACTTTCTCATCAATGACTGGAACAGGTTTGAAGGTGTATTTCCAGATTGGATCGGTTTTTTTGGTAAGGTTGAGTAACATCGAAAATTATTATAGCTTGGGAGAGCAAATAGACTCAACAGTTTGCTTGTCTAAGATATAATCTGGGAAAGAAGTGAAGGAGGCTCGGAGATGGGTATTGTAAAAAGTCTTGACCAGACCTCTGAGGGTCGGCAAGATCTCAAACGTGTTCTGGTCGACTCAGGTCTGATGGATGAATGCAAACGAATCCGTGACGAATATGCACATGCACGCGGCTACTTTGCTGAGATTCGCTTCCCACCCCGTGTGGCGGAGTTCACCCTTCGTCTCGACTGGTGGAATCCGGATAAGCCGTGTAAGTACTCAGTTAGAGTGTGGGCCAGGAGGAGAGTCAACGGTACTATCGAGATCAGAATCAACAACTGGAATCTCGACCCAGCATCTCTTCCGAGTCAGGAGGGGGTAAAGCGCCTGATTCAGAAAGCGATGGAAAACCCGCTCGTCGAGGAACTGAAGTAACGCGTCTAACCCTGTCCAAAACAAGACCCGCACTCGCCCCGCGGGTCTTCTCACTTTTAAACCTATAGCCCTTTGACTTTTATACCTAAAAATGCTAAGATGCCGCCTACTTTGGTGCTGGCAATCTGTTTTCGATTCATTCGAAACTAGTTTGCCATCACTATGGAACTCCGTCCATGGGATGTGTGTAGTGGCCGTGGGGCCGAAAGGAGTAGATCGACATGGCAGGTCTAAGAGTTTTCAGGGAAACGAGTCGGGCAATCCAGCTCTTCTTTGAGTTGGCTGGTATGCTCGGGCTTCCGGATGCAATTCGGAACATCTACACACCCTCACCTAGCCAAGATGAGGGTAGATGGGTGCCTTCGATTCTGATTTTGAGCGGTTTTGCGGGAACGGACGAACCGCTCAGGAGTCGTTTTATCCTGGAATCTGCCAAAGACGAGCAGCTCCGTCTTGGCAAGGTTATTCTGGAAGGCGATCCTAGCGATGATTGGGGACCTCCAAGTTCCGGAGCAGCTTGGCGCAGGGATTTCCTAATTCTGAATCACGAGGATGGAAGGCTGGAATTTGTCGCCCCCGGGACAGTTATCGGCAAAGCTTTCAGTCAAATGTCGGCAACTGCCAAACTGGCGATACGGCAGCGCTACTTCTACACTGGAGTAACGCCCTTCATCTTTCCCAAAGAATGAGTTGAAGAGCTCGGAGCAAGGATGAAACCGAGCAGAAGGAGAATATCATGAGAGCTCTGACCGAAGCCGAGCAGAGGATCTTCGAGATGGTCAAGGATAACACCAGCATTCAGCAGGCGCTGTCCTATCCGGATCGGCTGGTGGCGATGCGGGAGGTTCGGGCCGTTCTACGTCGCCGGCCAGATGTTCACGATTTGCCCGACGATGGTATCACCGAGGCGCCTGAGTACGCTCTGGCGAATCACCTCGTTGACTACCGTGAGCAGGTCAAGACAAGCTGAGGGAAAAAAACGAGAGATTCGGGGTGGCGGTGCGAGGTTCTATCCCTTTACCGCCACCTAAGATCTTCTCCCATTCATTAATTAAACTAACCTTTAGCTAGTACAAAATTTCCGATCGTGAAAAACTGTTGCATTTTCCCGACCAATTACTTTATATTTTAGTCAATGGCGATCATTGATGACATTCTTGTCCAGCTCATCGACTTTACTTACCACCCCTACAAAATGATGTATGGGGATCTGCGGAAAACCTACAAAGCTGAGTCAGTCCGGATTGCTCTCTCCCGAGCTCAGAAGAAAGGTTGGTTGGAGCGAAGCTGGAATGATGATGGTACTTACCTAAAATTAACTGACCTTGGTAAGGAAAGAATGCTTAAATACAAGCCAGTCAGCAAACTCTTGCCCTGGCAGATGGAGGAGGGAGAGGTCAGTTACTGCGTGGTCGTTTTCGATATTCCTGAAAAAAGCCGCTCGACCCGGGATCTACTGCGCAGAAAGCTAAAAGAAGCCGGCTTTGTCGGCTGGCAGAAAAGTGTTTGGGTGGGGAAAAATATAAATTTGGAGAAACTACGCGAGTTTTTGAAGGAAGTTGGGCTGGAAAACCATGTTTTGGCAATCGAAACTTCTGACCTTGGTGATGAAGCTTTGGTCAAAGAATTAAGCACATTCAGGTAGTACAAATTTCACGATCGTGGATTTTTGTTGGTTAAATCAAAAAAACGCACTACGAAACTACTCGTCTTGAGACCTTTTTGCTTCTGTTTCAATTTCTTTCAGCTTCCACATAAGCCGCTATGATGTTAAAAATTGATAGTGATCGCATCTTGTTTGGAAATTGCTAACTTTTAATTTCTGATTCCAGTTGTTGCAATTTCCACATGAAGAGTTTGCCGCGATTGGTCGATTTCGTATTGTAACCAATGGCAAAGACCATGGCTTCGTGGAGAAGATAGCGATTCCTTTCCTTGGAAAGCTTGATATAGAGAGCTTTGTGTTTAGGGTCGTGAAGCTGCTCAGAGAGGTAAACTCCGAAATCTTGGAACTCGTGGTGTGCATAGACTCGGCCTTTGGGTTTCCCAAACTTATCTTGAATTACTTTGGAAATGGGTTCAAAGTTAGAATCTTTCTTGTTTTCAGCCATAAATTTAGCCTGTGATCAAACTTTTTTGTAAGTCTTTGGCATCGTCATAATCTGGCTTGAGTTTGAGGACTTTTTCAATTTGCTTGAGCGCTTTTTCCTTGTCCCCGGCGGCTCGATAAATTACGGCCAAATTGTACTGAATTGACGCATCAGTCGGAGCCATCTGACCCAGTTTTTCAGCCGCCTGCAAAGTCTCAGGCCAGTATTTTTTGTCGAGCTGAGCTAGAGAATAGAGAGTTTGCAGGCTGTTCCGGGCCAAGGTAGTATGATGGGGATGCTCTCGGACGAGATCTTGGTTCAGGTCATGAGCTTCAGCAATCAGGTCGTTTTTGAGCTTTTCGTCATCAACTTCGGCCGCTAAACTGGCTTCGCCCAGCGCCAGTTCAGAGCGGTAAAGGGGTTCGCCCGGGAAAAGGGAGACTGCTTGCCTGAGATTTTTGTAATTGACCGTCTCATCGACAGTGACCCCTTGGGCATAAAAAGTATCCGCCAGCCAGATTTTTCCGACGAAAAAGAGGCTGTAAAGACCAAGAAAGACGGCGACGAGAGTTAAAAGCTGACGGCTGAGCGGGTTCTTCAAGTGTTTACTGAC contains:
- a CDS encoding asparaginase domain-containing protein — its product is MKVFVLNTGGTIGMVGHPLRPALTAAELYKGLKVPGDTQLELKEFYRLQDSTNIPHSDRIQMCQEIASVYQDYDAFVVLHGTDSLAETTAVFCMVFKQTLQKPVLVIGSQMSREEPGTDAVMQLENSLRLAASFVRKGVVGVYTVCVGDVFDGSRLKKQRESDPNYVDSPGRPPVAHVWPRIMHLDGLKHRDAALAIQGLRLDTIYERRVWSLSEARRDTNPIGLRIIVDSGEYKGIIIQCKGAGQLSDQPWEDAEGKQTCSWIEAVKYATDRGVYCAILSPFQDGRVILTRYELGQKLKDAGALSLESLTPDMADFKFRQALGIFPDDPARIQEFLSANLVNELLPGLEDER
- the rpmG gene encoding 50S ribosomal protein L33 encodes the protein MAKKGKRILINLACSECKNQNYTTEKNKINDPERVAFNKFCQHCRKVTPHNEVKK
- a CDS encoding site-2 protease family protein, with the translated sequence MLNGLASGNLSEIFLNLSLAIGALALSISLHEAAHAWVADKLGDPTARAQGRVSLNPINHIDLFGTIILPLILILLQTGFLFGWAKPTPFNPWNLKNPRRDAALISLAGPASNFLLAALAGLGYRFFSFNLYTESIFLLLIILNLTLAFFNLIPIPPLDGFKVVTGVLPKSIAAQWAAMEQYGPILLLGLFFFGGYFITPILGFLVRLFLNIIAGG
- the fmt gene encoding methionyl-tRNA formyltransferase, translated to MLLNLTKKTDPIWKYTFKPVPVIDEKVKKMVADMQETLTFTGGVGLAAPQIGEKLRLFIVDYGALKETFINPKMIKRVKETDEGEEGCLSIPGYRGILDRATEIVLEYTDIRGKTKLATLSGFYARIVQHEYDHLSSTFYVDHIADKKENLLAFEPVRLVFFGTPEFAATILRSLIGQSTVGEYEIPLVVTAPPKLAGRKQEERVTPVEELAKQFNIALEKPSWLVKKDSSGKRIVNEEIVAKIKAAKPQVIVVASYGKILPKEILDIPVSGSLNVHGSVLPKYRGASPIQAAIAAGDLYTGVSIMKMNEKMDEGPVIISAKQRINKDDTFETLSAKLAVTGSNLINHVIHLWVNKKIKAKAQKHEQATYTKILKKEDGYVDFGNPPKNLSNLIRAYHPWPGVWTIYRIKNEELRVKLLPKQTVQVEGKKPIALKEFKSGHPDFTLTW